Proteins from a genomic interval of Rubinisphaera italica:
- a CDS encoding HEAT repeat domain-containing protein: protein MSGNTKTCGQCGVSVPAAMVRCRDCGHRFDAPVQTSGTRTSGVYRAAAENRSNKPEQNALSLEDMLSVAEDAETNSSSVFNISRSLKTDGKLRPASGPQSHNKPIPPQHQRSDESTVDVSPVQEPHSISEIYQSPFAQTDHQHKPRPTSTTQPVTQKKQPSQESSVVLNQNDTEVTSPLESPSGLRRTRERRRSDAASNFPLTLKAIKKAIKVSPPEISAPADEESSSGSVAKKNKARKKIVKASRQILETNYDEHGRAAINKMCDALEDLAEAGGEDAIQILTSYLTDKRPILRETAARSIGETRDQAAFETLIKQLVHESVDMRAAVASGLGAMGDRRAIGPLVCLADEDPQMSIRAADALVRIGESAVPQLIETAEERNATNVLTAIIALGRLEDARALEVLSNQTSNSSATIRSHAIEAIGRLGESKGIRYLVRGLSDKDLGVKLQSATALKRLGDKRAEDALIAALNDPDEEVREQVIIALSTCGNDAAVSALIPLLESTQNNILVAASETLGKLGDERAVPKLCELLNRTDIAEDRTFRIKILDSLRRLKNPAAMPALLHNLKDPQPEIRERVVDAIGPIGDESIVVELEAMLKEDRSEAVRAACAKALGDIGDAESVEALEVALSDTVQVRIKAAISLGQIGNPSAMLSLTAMLRDQMPEIRYHASQALAEIGDKRSIRPIEVLAVDSDPMVVRGAFKALQKLGDERSEKEILKAAKKRGKKSTTVKSSSVKMSDFVSLAVLKDLLWPEDIQQRAIILGSLGTVFAVMFGVLIYTLFPKQEKFIPRAFPLSVSFNQTGDKLVSGRSLGAMEIWEIGGQKPLSTVAIDLGPLNGVGYVTDDNIWIAFANKIVRYDGSKSIPVAEQPAKFVRLELSEDRTKSAIFDQNQTVYIYDTTTNQPVGSLSFQGYEHIEFSGSGKLFAAAANEEVKFFDLKANETGSIKVKGAIHSIGMSPDDSVLVINHGDKGMLTVVNPVDQTIIQEFKPPEPLIAGDIEFLTNQELLLFGVKSTAEKGIHQWTIGAEESKYIKDSPTLSPAAFDSNNQRIAYVIEENKEIYLFDLKAGQKSTLDIVR, encoded by the coding sequence ATGTCTGGAAACACAAAAACTTGCGGTCAATGTGGTGTCTCCGTTCCAGCGGCTATGGTCCGCTGTCGAGATTGCGGACATCGGTTTGACGCCCCCGTACAGACTTCTGGAACGCGTACATCAGGTGTTTATCGTGCCGCTGCTGAGAACCGCAGCAACAAGCCTGAGCAAAATGCGTTAAGCCTGGAAGATATGCTTTCTGTTGCCGAAGATGCGGAAACAAATTCTTCGTCTGTATTCAATATATCCCGATCACTCAAAACCGATGGCAAACTGCGTCCTGCGTCCGGGCCTCAATCACACAACAAGCCTATTCCTCCCCAGCACCAGCGGTCTGATGAAAGTACAGTCGATGTTTCTCCTGTGCAGGAGCCTCATTCAATCAGCGAAATCTATCAGTCTCCTTTTGCACAGACTGATCATCAGCACAAACCGAGGCCAACGTCGACAACTCAGCCAGTCACACAGAAAAAGCAACCCTCTCAGGAGAGTTCTGTCGTTTTGAACCAGAACGACACAGAAGTCACTTCACCTCTTGAGTCTCCAAGTGGCCTTCGAAGAACCCGGGAAAGACGCCGATCCGATGCGGCTTCAAATTTTCCGCTCACACTCAAAGCGATCAAAAAGGCAATCAAAGTCTCGCCTCCCGAGATCAGTGCCCCCGCGGACGAAGAGTCTTCTTCAGGTTCAGTTGCCAAGAAGAACAAGGCTCGTAAGAAAATTGTAAAGGCCTCTCGGCAGATTCTCGAAACGAATTACGATGAACATGGGCGGGCAGCGATCAACAAAATGTGCGATGCTCTTGAGGATTTGGCAGAGGCAGGCGGCGAAGATGCCATTCAAATATTGACGAGCTATCTGACTGATAAACGCCCAATTCTTCGAGAAACCGCTGCGAGATCGATCGGAGAAACGCGAGATCAGGCTGCATTTGAAACACTGATCAAGCAACTCGTCCACGAATCGGTTGATATGCGAGCAGCGGTTGCCAGCGGACTAGGAGCGATGGGAGATCGCCGTGCGATTGGGCCGCTGGTTTGTCTGGCCGACGAAGACCCTCAAATGAGCATTCGCGCAGCGGATGCTCTGGTTCGGATCGGAGAATCAGCAGTTCCCCAGTTGATTGAAACCGCTGAAGAAAGAAATGCGACGAATGTTCTGACTGCGATAATCGCTTTGGGACGTCTGGAAGATGCTCGTGCATTGGAGGTCCTGTCGAATCAAACTTCCAATTCTTCTGCGACAATCCGCTCTCATGCCATTGAAGCCATCGGCCGATTGGGGGAGTCGAAAGGGATTCGTTATTTAGTTCGAGGATTGAGTGATAAAGATCTTGGCGTGAAGTTGCAGTCAGCAACCGCGTTGAAGCGACTTGGTGATAAGCGGGCCGAAGATGCTCTGATCGCTGCACTGAACGATCCCGATGAAGAGGTTCGCGAGCAAGTCATTATCGCACTATCGACCTGTGGGAACGATGCCGCCGTCTCGGCTTTAATTCCTCTGTTGGAATCCACTCAAAATAATATCCTGGTCGCTGCCTCGGAAACGCTTGGGAAACTGGGTGATGAACGAGCAGTTCCCAAATTATGCGAGTTGTTGAATCGTACAGATATCGCAGAGGATCGTACTTTCCGGATTAAAATTCTCGATTCATTGAGACGTTTGAAAAATCCTGCGGCAATGCCTGCTCTGTTGCACAACCTGAAAGATCCACAACCAGAAATCAGGGAACGAGTGGTCGATGCCATCGGTCCGATTGGCGATGAATCAATCGTGGTTGAACTCGAAGCGATGCTCAAGGAAGATCGCAGTGAAGCGGTAAGAGCCGCTTGTGCCAAAGCCCTGGGTGATATTGGCGACGCCGAATCGGTTGAAGCTCTCGAGGTAGCTTTAAGCGATACTGTTCAGGTGCGTATCAAGGCCGCGATCTCGCTGGGACAAATCGGCAATCCTTCAGCGATGCTCTCTTTGACTGCCATGCTCCGCGATCAAATGCCGGAAATTCGCTATCACGCTTCTCAGGCTCTGGCAGAAATCGGGGATAAGCGTTCGATCCGTCCAATAGAAGTTCTGGCTGTCGATTCTGATCCGATGGTTGTCCGCGGTGCGTTTAAAGCCTTGCAGAAACTGGGAGATGAACGATCAGAAAAAGAGATTCTCAAGGCGGCTAAAAAACGCGGTAAGAAATCGACGACCGTCAAATCTTCCTCTGTGAAAATGTCCGATTTTGTCTCTCTGGCGGTTCTTAAAGATTTACTCTGGCCGGAAGATATTCAGCAACGTGCAATTATTCTTGGCTCACTCGGAACTGTGTTTGCAGTGATGTTTGGAGTCTTGATTTATACGCTGTTTCCCAAGCAGGAAAAATTCATTCCACGTGCGTTTCCCCTCTCCGTCTCATTCAACCAGACCGGTGACAAATTAGTGTCTGGGCGGTCTCTCGGGGCGATGGAAATTTGGGAAATTGGTGGTCAAAAACCGCTTTCTACAGTCGCAATTGATCTTGGTCCACTCAATGGTGTCGGATACGTTACGGATGACAATATCTGGATTGCATTTGCAAATAAAATCGTTCGCTATGATGGATCAAAAAGTATTCCTGTTGCTGAACAGCCTGCAAAGTTTGTTCGACTTGAGCTTTCAGAAGACCGAACAAAATCAGCAATTTTTGATCAGAATCAAACCGTCTACATTTATGACACCACGACCAATCAACCTGTTGGCTCTTTAAGTTTTCAGGGTTACGAGCACATAGAATTTTCTGGTTCAGGAAAACTTTTTGCGGCCGCTGCAAATGAAGAGGTCAAATTCTTCGATCTCAAAGCAAATGAAACAGGAAGTATAAAAGTGAAAGGAGCCATTCATTCGATAGGGATGTCTCCCGATGATTCTGTACTGGTCATCAATCATGGCGATAAAGGAATGTTGACCGTTGTGAATCCTGTGGATCAAACCATTATTCAAGAGTTCAAACCTCCTGAACCATTAATCGCCGGCGATATTGAATTCCTCACAAATCAGGAGCTGTTATTGTTTGGCGTCAAATCCACTGCCGAAAAGGGGATTCATCAATGGACAATCGGGGCTGAAGAATCAAAATATATTAAGGATTCACCAACGCTATCCCCCGCAGCCTTTGATTCTAATAACCAACGGATAGCCTATGTGATTGAAGAGAATAAAGAAATCTACTTGTTTGACTTAAAAGCCGGACAGAAATCAACTCTGGACATTGTCCGTTGA